Proteins from a genomic interval of Gossypium hirsutum isolate 1008001.06 chromosome A09, Gossypium_hirsutum_v2.1, whole genome shotgun sequence:
- the LOC107889477 gene encoding F-box/kelch-repeat protein At1g15670 produces the protein MVSIELSPELIPGLPEEIGLDCLIRFHYSTYRVAARVCRRWQQHLQSRELHYLRKQAGYTRKAACLVQLLNNTSDSAGSKPVGPPTYGLTVFDPVSGIWDRIDPVPKYPYGLPLFCQIASSEGKLVVMGGWDPSSYDPVRDVFIYDFTTQRWRQGKQMPETRSFFAPGGFEGRIIVAGGHDENKNALSTAWEYDVNRDEWTELARMSQERDECQGMVIGSEFWVVSGYRTDNQGGFEGSAELMDLRTGEWRRIEEAWKESQCPRSCVGVGKEQKLFYWGDCDSAIRVGACAVPLGERTLVCGSAYQGGPQGFFLVEGHGERFKRIDVPPQFSGFVQSGCSLDI, from the coding sequence ATGGTTTCTATTGAGTTATCACCGGAGTTGATTCCCGGTTTACCTGAGGAAATTGGACTCGATTGTTTGATTCGGTTTCATTATTCTACTTACAGAGTCGCAGCTCGAGTCTGCCGACGATGGCAACAGCATCTCCAAAGCAGGGAGTTGCACTATCTCAGAAAGCAAGCCGGATATACCCGTAAAGCGGCTTGCTTAGTTCAATTACTCAATAACACCTCCGATTCTGCTGGGTCAAAGCCGGTTGGTCCGCCCACATACGGCCTTACAGTTTTTGATCCTGTGAGTGGAATCTGGGATAGAATTGACCCGGTTCCCAAGTACCCTTATGGTCTTCCTTTGTTTTGCCAGATAGCAAGCTCTGAAGGAAAGCTAGTGGTGATGGGTGGATGGGACCCCTCAAGTTATGACCCAGTGCGGGATGTCTTCATATACGACTTCACAACTCAGCGGTGGAGACAAGGGAAGCAGATGCCGGAAACTCGATCGTTCTTTGCGCCTGGGGGGTTTGAAGGGCGCATTATTGTGGCGGGTGGTCATGACGAGAACAAGAACGCTTTAAGTACAGCGTGGGAATACGACGTGAACAGGGATGAATGGACCGAGTTGGCTCGGATGAGTCAGGAGCGAGATGAGTGTCAAGGGATGGTGATTGGGTCGGAATTCTGGGTGGTGAGCGGATATAGAACGGATAATCAAGGAGGATTCGAGGGGAGCGCGGAGTTGATGGATTTGAGGACGGGCGAATGGAGACGAATTGAGGAAGCTTGGAAGGAGAGCCAGTGTCCTAGATCTTGCGTGGGTGTTGGGAAAGAGCAGAAACTCTTCTACTGGGGCGACTGTGACTCGGCGATACGAGTGGGAGCATGTGCTGTACCTTTGGGAGAACGGACACTTGTGTGTGGATCAGCTTACCAAGGTGGTCCACAGGGGTTCTTTTTGGTCGAAGGACACGGTGAAAGATTTAAGAGAATCGATGTTCCACCCCAGTTTTCTGGGTTTGTACAATCTGGTTGTTCCCTGGATATCTAA